TAGGGGACAAGGAATAATAGATTTGAGATGATTCTTTCAGTCCTGTATTGCTGTTTAACATGATATCCCCCTTTTGAACAGAATAAGTAGTATCCTCTTTAGAGGAGCTCTGCCTGATCATCAGCAAGGCGCCTTTTTTACCGGCAACATCGTATCTGGTTTGTTTGTTATCACTGGTCCACGACCCGGGATAGGTAATCTTCTTTTCAGATAAAGGACGGAATAAGCCTTCTATTTCAACACGAGGAGTAGCTTTTAAATTCTGTATGCACTGCGCTCTAAGCTCGTCCTTTGCCTGCCAGATATCGAGCGAATTATTCACCAGTTGTTCCAGTCCCTTCACCGTATCTACCCGGCCCAGAGAGTCCAGTACTACTTCAAAAGGCTTTCCCAAAATAGAGAACGGTATCAGCAGTCCACTCGATTGCAATGTTGTCTTACGGATGCTATCGCTATTGAAAACTGTAAATTCTCCCACGCGGCCATACGAAGGCTCTTTTTGCCAAATCCTTTGTAAAACACATTCAAGCCGGTACTTACCTTCGTTATCTTTTCCTAAAACCTTAAAATTATAGGTAAATTCAGAATCCGATTTATACGGAGTCTTCATTGCTGAATGACGAATAAATGCAAAAGTATTCCCGGTTTCCAAGTTAAGTTTCTGTGCCGAAAGGTTCAGGCTGATTATCAGGCAAAATAAGAGCAAAAAAGGCTTGGTCATGCTATAGCTGTTTAGTATACGAATATAGTAAATCTGAAACGATAACTCATGCATCTTTTTAATTTATGAAAGCACGAACGATCGTTCAGATTTACATGCCTGGGCGGCTTATTCAGGACCAAATAATGCCCGTAAAGTCACTTCGACAGACGAGGATCTGCTATTGAATCAGGGATTAGTCGACCAAAGTCCAACTTCTTTAACGAATGCACGTTGCGGCAACTTTAAATTGTTAACCACCAGAGAGGCAAGATCTTCAGGTTGCAGTACTTTTTCCGCATTGCCGTCGGTAAAGTTAGCATTGATCGTCATTTCAGTCGCGATAGTACTCGGGTTCACTGTGGTAACGCGAATGTTCGATTTACGGACTTCCTGCATCAATGATTCGGTCAAATTGATCACCGCCGCTTTAGAAGCACCGTAAGCGCTCATTCGGGCAGATCCTTTCAATCCTGCGGTAGAAGCTACATTAATGATATCGCCTCTGCCCTGCTCCAGGATGAACGGTAAAACCTCATGTATCACGTAATAGTTACCCAATACATTCACTCGAAACACCTCTTCCCATTCTGTTACGGGCAGCTCAAGAAAGCCACCAACCTTTAGTATACCGGCGTTGTTCACGAGAATATCCACCTTTTCCAGTTTTCCCACAAGCTCCCCAACAGCGGATTGAACTTCAGCATAGTTAGCCACATCGGCGCTGGCGAGGGCCACTGTAATGTCGGGGTTTTGCCCTTTCGCTTCCCCGGCTACACGTTCAAGGTCAGCTACCGTTCTGGCCACCAAACCCAGGTTTACTCCCTCAGCCGCCAAAGCAAGTGCCATTGCCCGTCCCAATCCTTTTCCAGCACCCGTGATTATGGCCGTTTTTCCTTTTAAAATTTGCATATTTATTACGTTCGGATTTATGTATTATAAAAGCTAAATATTAGCACCGCTAAATTCATAATATTTGATTTAGATTTCAAATATGGCTTCAAAAGTTTCGGCGTCTACTGGTGAAACACCTCAATTCACTCGTTCCCACCATTTGGTAAAAACTTGTGTACTGTCATTTAGCCTCACTACTTCCCCAATCTTAGGCGTCACCAAGGGTAAATGATATTCTTTTTCGTTCAGTTCACTGATGGTTTTCAATGGTTCATCCCAGGGGTGATTTGCCAGTTTAAATTTAGAAGAATGTACAGGAAACAGCCGTTTAGCATGTAAATCCTTCGCAGCTTTCAACCCTTCGTTCGGTAGCATATGAATGGCCTGCCATGCTACATTATACTGACCGTTGTCTAAGAGTGCCAGATCAAACCCACCGAACTTTTCCCCGATTTCGGCAAAGTGCGTATCGTAGCCGCTATCACCACCTAGATACAACTTCAGATCAGACGTTTGCAAAACAAATGAAAGCCATAGCGTATTATTTCTGGTAAAACTCCTGCCGGAAAAATGACGTGCAGGTGCAGTATGCAAGGTAAAATTTTCGCCGATAACAACACTCTCGTTCCAATCCATCTCAATGACCTTTGCAGTATCGAACTTCCAGTATTCAAAATGTTCGCCCACACCTAAACCGCAAATGATCTGCCTGACTTTAGGCTTCAGCTTCATCACAGTTTGATAATCTAAATGATCGTAATGATCGTGTGTTATGAGCAGAAAATCAATTTCTGGCATATCCTCTGCCGAATAGATGTCTGTGCCCTTAAATGATTTATTAGAGTTTGGTATCGGCGAAGCATTGCCGCTAAAAACAGGATCAATAAGAAAACGCTTCCCATCGAGCTGAATAAAGTATGACGAATGCCCGAACCACACCAAGACATTTTCGGTAATTGGTAAATTTTTCAAATCGGTCTTTACAGAAGGAATACTGTCGATTGGCCGGGTGCGCGGAAATTTTGTAAATATGAAATTATACATCACGCCCGCCATGGAATAACCTTCAGTCGTAATAGGTGTAAAGTGTATATTTTGAAATTTTCCGTCTTTGTAGTGGGGTGATTTTTGCAAACGCTCAAGTCGTTTGCCTCTTGGTGCTTTTCCGAATTGTGGTTGACGCATATAGAAATATGTTACAGTTACTAACAGCAATGTAATACCCAAAAGGATTATCATTGTTCGTTTTATCATTTTTTGTTTTTACTCATTTTGTTGCGGGCTGCTATTTATTGCCCTGTAGACGGAGATTACTTCAATCCAGCGGTCCCTGCGAAATCCGGTCTAATTTACTGTTTTGAATGTTACTTTAGCAATTTTCTTTAGCTCTCTTTACCACGACTATTGTTATATACTTCATGTGTGCGGAGCTATTCTTACTATACAGATGCCTCAATGCAGAGGAGAATCGGCACTATATTTTTCTTTCGATAGCTCGTACTGAAAAGGATATGCTTAAATAAAAAGAGGCCACCAGATTGACCCGTATGGGGTTACTGCCTTCCAAATCCCTGATAAACGCCTTACCAATCCCACATCTCGTCAGGATGTCATCAGCATCTCCTCAGCATCATGTCAGACTAAAGTCTGACGAGAGTCTGACATGATCCTAACAAGATGCTGACGAGATGCTGACAACATCAGGGCCTGGTAAGGGATTTGTCAGACACTCTTCAGGTTTTCTACAAGCTTTTACCCCTGTTCTTACCATTTTATGGCAAAACGTGGCTTTGCTTGTTCAGTGTACACTCTTACACTAAATAATTTGAAAGAATCAATACTGGAACCAAAGGCTCCCTATAATGAAGTTGGTAAGTGTGATCGGATTGGGAAACTGGTATTTATAACGGGAGAATTCCAGGTAAAAGGCAGGTTTCAAAAAAAGAGGATGATGCACCTGTACACCATCCTCTTTTTCTGAAGAGGTTTGTTCAGTTAATTTTAAAAATTAAATCCAATATTAATGTTCGAGGTACTGCTTCTTATGGTCATCCCGGTATTATCTTTCACTAAATCAGTAAATCCGCTCTGTCCATTAAGTTCAATAAAGAACTTGGTTTTCTCAGAAACCGGAATTTTTACTCCAATACCGGCATCCAGTCCGAAGTCTGTACTGGAAAGAATAGATTTAATATCAGTATCACGGGCAGTTTCCGAGGCTGATAACAGAATACCGACATAAGGACCAAAGTTTAAATACCAGTTTCTGGTACGCCCAAAATGCCAGTTTGCCATTACAGGAATAGTAAGGTAATCCAGGTGATAGTTTGTGGTGACAGGACCGCTGCCACTATCAAAGTAACCATTATTCCATCCTTTCTGATCATACGTGAACTCACCTTTAATGCTCCAGCGATCAGAAAAAAAATAGTCCACAGAAACTCCAGCATTAAAACCGCTCCTGTATTTGCTGTTCGTAATGTTATCATCGCTGGTAACTGTTGCTGCGTTGTAACCAACATGAAAACCGAATTCTGTTTCGCCTTTTGTTTGAGAAAAAACGGTTGTACAAAGGCTTAGTACGATAAGAAGGGTAGTAAAAAATTTTGACATCATCGTGTGATTTAAGTTGCTCAAAGCTATAATTATTTTGCTATTCCGCCCAAAACTAAATCACACAAATTCCGGCAGATATAGTGCAATTAGGCCCACTCTCGTAGTGTTTTATTTATATAACGACCTCATTTCTCAGTCGCGCTGCCCAATGCAGGTGAAATAAGGGATTCTATTGGCGGTAATGAACTAAAAATAAGAAAATGAACGTGCAATATGTGCTTTTAGGTGTCATTTATTTGGACTGAATCTAAATAACTCTATATTTGCGAAGAAAAAAATGCCACACGGGGTGGACACCGTGTGGCTGCCGGATAAACCGGATCACCTTTAATATAGATTAAAAGTAATGCAAGTTAAGAAAATTTTGCTATTAGGTGCCCTCTGCGCCTGCTGGTCTATTGACAACACGATGGCCGGACTAAAAACATCTGGAATCAATTCAAAAGCCTATGAAGAAAGTTTACCTGAAAATGAACAACATTACGGCACAATTCGGGGAAGGATCACAACGGCCGACGGTAGCATAGCTGCGTATGTGTCGGTGGTATTAAAAGGCACCAAGTTCGGTGCGATGTCGGACGAAAATGGTGAGTACCAGATAAAGAGGGTACCAGAAGGTGATTATACCATGATAGTATCTGCAGTTGGGCTATCTCCAAGGGAAAAACAAATCCATGTTTCTGGTAAGGGAACTGTGATTGCGGATTTCTCCTTGAAGGAAAATCGGGCGGAGCTGGAAGTGGTGCAGATAAAAGGGCACCGGAACAAGTTTAAGACTGATAAAGTCTCCCCTTCCCTGCGATTGCAGTCGCCGCTCATTGAAATACCTCAGAACATTCGGGTGGTTACCGATAAACTGATTGCAGATCAACTGGTATTTGATATAGTAGATGGAGTGACACGAAATGTCGCTGGAACGGTCAGGACCGGTCACTGGGACGCTCAGTATGCAAACATATCAACGCGCGGCACTACGATCCCGGCTTTCAGAAATGGGATGAATCAAAAGATGCCATGGGGGCCTCTGGCTGATGATGCAGCAACCATTGAAAGGATTGAGTTTATAAAAGGGCCATCAGGGTTTATGATGGCAAACGGCGAGCCGGGCGGCATTTATAACGTAGTAACTAAAAAGCCCACAGGAGAGAATCGCAGCTCGGTAAGCTTCAGTGGTGGTGGTTATAATTTGGGTCGTGCAGCTATTGATCTTGACGGAAAATTATCGGCTGACGGCAGACTGCTTTTCCGCCTGAACGCGGCAGCCCAAACCAAAGGCAGCTATAACAAATACAACTATACCGACAAATATGTGATTGCGCCAGTAGTAAGCTACCAGATTGACAGTAATACCCTTGTCACCGCTGAATATACTACGCAGCATGTGGAGGCCCAGGCTTTGGGTACTTATGGTTTTTCGCCCAATGGATTTGGCGATACCGATCCCAGCTTCTTTATAGGTGACCCTTCTCTTGACCCTAACAAGTTATATGATCACAATGCAACATTGTATTTCAACCATAAGCTAAACAACGACTGGAAGGTAAACGCCCAGGTAGCTTATGTTCGGTACGGTTTATTTGGCGGTACCCCCTGGCCATCTCAGATTGCACTTAACGGGGATATGAAACGATATTTAAATATCAGTGAAGAGTTAGCCATCAATAAAAATGCACAGGTAAGTATTATGGGAGATCTGGCTACAGGTCCGGTGATCCACCGGCTAATGGCTGGCGTGGATATGGGCAATCTCAAAACCTGGGGGGACTTTGGGAGTGCACAGGAGCCCGATCTTCGATTGGGGGATAATAAGGTGTTTAACATCTATAACCCTGAATACGGCATTCCAATGGACAGTATCCCGGTTTTCGACCGTTCAAGAAGTATTCAGATACGCTCTGGTTCAAGTACGTACCTAACCAACCTTACTTATACAGGAGTTTATTTACAGGACGAAATTCGGATGCTGGACGAAAAGCTTCGTTTAACTCTGGCCGGCCGTTTTACCCACGCCGTAACGGTAGGAAAGACTAACAAGACGCATATTTCTGACAATATATTTAGCCCCAGAGTGGGCCTGAGTTACTCAGTGACAAAAGATTTCTCTGCATATGCGCTATATGATCAGAGTTTCCTGCCCGTAGGAGGCCAGGATTTTGCAGGTGATCCATTTAAACCCATCAGGGGTAATAACGTCGAGTTGGGTTTGAAGAAAGACTGGTTTGACGGAAAATGGAATACCACTATTGCAGCTTATAAGATCACTAAGAAAAATGTACTTACTCAAGATTTAGATCCCGAGCATCGTGCAATAAATCCAAATGCTCAGGTTCAGGTAGGTGAAATTGAATCGAAAGGGATTGAACTGGATATTGTGGGCGAAATTGTGAGTGGGTTGAACGTCGTGTTAAATTATGCGTATACTGATGCGATAGTCAGTAAAGATAACAATCCGGAGTTAGTTGGCAGACACGTCGCCAATTCTGTAAAACACCTTACAAACGGCTGGTTGTCATACCGCTATAAAAAGCAGGGATCGTTACTCGATGGTTTCGGATTAACGGGCGGTTATCAAATTCATCTTGACAGGTACGCAGGAACAACAGCCAGGCCGCTAATGTTGCCGGAGTATTATCGCTTTGATGCAGGTGCAACATATGAAAAAGGTAAACTGAGTGTTTCTTGCCTTGTGAACAACTTGCTTGACCGAAGATTGCTCACACAGGGTTCTTATAATCAGTTAGATCCCAAGAAGGTAACACCCACAAATGTTAATTACTACACATACATATACGAAATGCCCAGAAACGCGAGGCTGAGTATTGCTTACCGTTTCAAATAAATTTATCACTTTATTAACACAGCACAATGACTCCCATGAAACAGACACCGGCAAAAAAGAAGCAAAAGGATTCTCTTTTTAAAAGGATTAATAACTGGCTTCATTTATGGCTGGGACTGATATCTGGTGTCATTGTGCTGATTGTTTGTCTTACCGGCTGTATCTGGGTGTTTAATGAAGAGATTACCGGCTTGCTCGAGCCAGAAACCAGGTTTGAATGGCAGAACAAGCCGGTCCTCAGGCCTTCCCAGCTGATAGATATCGCAGCGAAGCGGCATCCTGATAAGATACCGTCGTATGCCAATTACCAACAGGGCAGAGCAATTAACCTGAACCTTCGATCTGCAGATGCCGCCCCGCGTGATCGCAGTGGCGGAACGCTTCTGAAAATCAATCCCTACACTGGCGAGGTGATTAGTGAAGAAGTGCGAAAGAAGGGAGAAACCGATTTCTTCAGATTCATCCTCAATGGACACAGGTTTCTATGGTTGCCTTCCGGGATTGGCAGGCCGATCGTAAACTACGGAACATTGGTGTTTGTAGTATTGCTTATCACCGGACTGATATGGTGGTATCCCAAAAAATGGAACAAGTCTACCCGCAGGAAGAGCTTCACGATTAAATGGGGCGCCTCGTTCAGGAGGGTAAACCTTGACCTGCATAATGTAGTCGGCTTCTATTCGTTGCTGTTCCTGGCGGCTATTGCCCTCACAGGAATGGTGTACGGCATCAAATGGTATAGCGAAGGATTGTATTGGGTTACTTCGGGTGGAGATAAGCTGGCTGAATATAAAAGGATGGAATCGGACTCTCTGCAGAAGGGAAACCTCTATACACCAGCGCAAGCGATGGATGGGGCCTGGGCCAGAGTGATCGAAAGGCATCCTAAATCCATGGGTTTCTATTATAGTTTTGCCGACACTTCGCATCCGAAAGCTGCGATTGACGTTTCGGTTTATCCTAACAAAGGACAGTTTTACAATAGTCAGGGCTATAGCTTCGACCAGCATACGCTGAAAGAACTGAAACGTCGCGATGCTTACTCTGTAGCTTACAACGAAGCTTCCTTTGGCGAGAAGCTGCGAAAAATGAACTACGATATCCATGTTGGCAGCATTCTCGGCTTTCCAGGTAAAGTTCTCGCCTTCCTGGCTTCACTAATTGGGGCAAGCCTGCCGGTTACTGGCTTCCTGATATGGTATAACCGTAAGTTTAAGAAGAAAAAAGGTGTCAAAAAAAGGAGGAATGCTGAAGGAGAGGATTCATCGCTGTTCGGCAACGAGAAACGAAATATAAATCCAAAGACCTCTTCCAGCAAACCTCAGCCAGCACTGTCCAGGGTGCTTTAACGTGTTAAAAACACTACTATTACATTCTGGTACTGCTACTTTCCTGTGCAGGTACTATATAAAATAATACCTGCATTTTCCGGAACTCACTTTACCTCGTGTAGATTACCTGCACCTTTTTCTCAACTGTTGTATTCGGTGTTTTATAAATGGTAATGGTGTAAGTACCCTGAGCATCGGGGGTAAAAGATGCTTCTCTTGCCGCTGTTACGGGAGTATTTTCGCAGCTTCCCGTACCTACGGTTCCATAAGCTTTCAGAACGTAATTATACTTTGAACTTTTGGTTAAGGATAACCTCAGGTCCGTCCAACAACTGCTGCTGCCGGTTACTGTTGCTTTAATCTTCACGGGGTTTACCCCCTTGGACGCCTCGGGAACCACAATGTTCGATATTTGCGCCTGCTGGCTTCCCGGAGTGGTACTTTGTGCAGAGCTTAATTCTTCTTCGCTTTCCAGGACAGCATTGTCCTTACTGCAGGCGCTTAAGAAGACACACAAAATTGCAGTAAACAAAAATTTTGACGTTTTCATGGCTAGATGTTTGTTATTTGTATTATCAGCAAACATCCTGCCAATACGGTCGGCTAAGGTCGGTTTAAAAGAGAGGAAAACTAATCATTATCCCTGAAATACCTTCTTAAGATAGGCCACATTAGCTCCGAAGTTCCATTTGACGTTTGTTGGGTTACTCTGGTCGCGCGACCGTTCTACCACCAGCCAGCCTTCCCAGCCCATTTTATCGAGCGTGCGCTTAACCTCCTGCATGTTGATTGCCGGATCGTTCTGCAGCCATACTCTATCTTCATTTGTACAGTGGATCATACAAATTCGTTTCTTTCCGAGGATCTTTAATTCCTGACATAAATCCCTTCCGCCCTTTACAGGGTTGGCGAACTTGAAATAGATCTTTATTGCATCAGACCCGATATCTTTTAGCAATTGCACTTCTGCCCTCGCGTCAAGAGAAGTTTCTATTCCGATAATCACACCTGCCTGCTGAGCCATCTTCCCGGCTACTTGCAGCCTTTCTACAATCGCAGGCCTTAACTCCGGGTTCTTTACAAGGTCTCCCTGTACTCCCAGAGGCAGAAAAGCGACCTTCACTCCCATTGCCTTCATCGTATCTATACAGTCCTGAATCATCTTCTGCCAGGTCGGCCTTGTAGCAAAGGACTGGGCAAAGAAGCCAGTCATTGCCAGGGAGCAAATCCCCAGATTTAGTTCTTTCGCTTTATCGAGGAACTGCTGTCTTATTATTGGATCTGAAAGTTTGTTATCAAACGTCTCACGGTTACCCAAGCCACCCATGTCTACTTCAAGCCCATCCGCTCCTATCTCTTTTGCAAGCTGAAAGGCGCTTAGTTTCTGACGCTTCAGGATCATCAGATCTACAACCGCGATCCTGTACCTCTGTTTCTTATCAGTCAACGCCCACGCAAGACTGCCCGGCATTAGTAATCCCGCCGATGCCATTGCAGTACCGGCGATAAAATGCCGTCTGCTGATAGTTTTGTTTTTCATTGTTATATTACTATAGTATTGAGACATGAGAGATTAGGTAATAGATTATTTTCACTGTAATGAGAGATGAGAGAATAGGTAACAGATTGTATACTTAGCGCTCTAGTATCTATTACCTCATATCTAGATACTCATATCTATTCTATTACCTCATATCTAAATACTTATATCTATTTAAACATCTCTTCCAATTGAGCAAAATCCTTCACTGCATTGGCTGGCAGGCTCTCCCGCTTCTCTCCAAATACGTACATAGCCGGGTATTTTTCTATCGTTACTCCCGACTCGTGGATCCTGCCTTCCTTGTCCTGAATTTTCTTAATGTCGAGGTTAAAATGCTTTGCAACAAACTGATACATAGCCACACGCTTACTTAATCCGTAATCGTGCCCTTCCTGGGGAAAATGCGCATTCTCAACCTCGCCCGTTTTCCCATAAAAGTCGTACACCTTCTTCAGGTAGGGAAACTCCACTTGCGGTACCTGCTGGGTCCAGTCCTTTCCATCGGAAATAATAAGTTGAGGTCTCGGTGCCGCCATCGCCGCAATTTCGACATTGTTGGTCCCTCCGCCGCAAAGATGTACCCCCATACCACTCTCACAAGGGCAGCCTCCACTATGGTAGGACGACATCATCACTACTGGAACGCTCAGCTTGATCCGGTCATCCAAAGCGGTGATCAGCATAGTCTGACTTCCGCCTCCTGATCCTCCGGTAATAGCTACACGATTAGGGTCGGCGTTCTTCATCGACAACAGCCAATCGAGTATTCTGATGCTATTTAAGGCATGAACGCTCATTGCGAGACTCTTTCTATGATCGGAAGGTTTAAATTGTAATGCTGATTCGCCCCATGCGAAAAGATCATAACTAAAGGAAATAGCTCCCATTTTTGCCTGCATAGCACAGCGGTACTGGCAGTCAGCCCTGTACCTTCCATCGCCGAAATGCCCATCGGGATTGAGGATCACCGGAAGTTTCCCTTTTGCATTCAACGGCCGGTATAAGGAACCGCAAACGTATACGCCGGGCAAGGTTTCCAAAGCAACATTCTCAATAGTGTAACCGTTCATGGTTCGCCTATTACTAATAACAGGTCTACTCGCAGGCTTCGCCGGAAGAGGGGAAAGCTTTAAAGCTTTCCACATACATTCCCGCAACTCCTTTTTACGACTTTCCCAGGACGTCACGTCATTAAACTTCGTCCACAGGTACTCTAGTTGTTGTTTTCCTTCAAGCGGAGTTTTCAGGTGGTACTGAAAGTTCTGAAGCTTGTATTTGCCCTCGCCCTCCTTTACAAACGTAATATCCTGTGACGACATTACATTGAACAGCGTCTGTTCAAGATCCGGCCTGAACCTCCAGCCAGCATAAGTTACCATGCGGTCCTTCACAAGATCTTCAGGATAACGAATCTTTACATGGAACTGGTTTTCTATATCGGATATTACTTCCTTTAATGGTTTTCTGAAAGCATCGTCAGCTGTTTGGGCAAAGCTGAAAGAAGCAAGTAAAACCAGAAAACCGGCAACTAAGCTTTTATACATCTTTTTTTTTCTTGATTGCTTATACATCTCATACCGTCCGTTCAAACTGTCTTAGTCGTTTGTGATTTCAGCCCCTTTAGGCGCAGTGTAACCCTTCATTTTCGGCCATTCTCCATTTACAATCTTCTTCAGCTTTAATTTTGAAGGATCAATTACGACATGCTTAATCCGCTCCCGCCGCCAGGTATAAACCACATGGATCATTCCTTCTTTACTTTGAATGATGGATGGATAAGAATACTGACTAATGGGCGAATCTTCCAGGATTGCAGCCGCATACCAGGTTTTTCCGTCTTTAGATAAAGAGAGGTTCAAAGGCGTGCGAGGCCCCTTCGCTAAGTCACCTGGAGGCAGCACATGATTATAAATGAGCGCATGCCGACCGTCTTTAAGGGTCACTGCGTCAGTTCCGGAATTGTTATTTGGCAGGTTTGTTTTCGACAGGGGTTCCCACGTTTCTCCATTATCATACGACCATGACTGTAATATGGCCCTGTTCCTGCTTCGTGCCAATAACTGAAGTTTGCCCTTTCCATGGTCCAGGATACTTGGCTGAATGGCATCAAGACCTTTCTCTGCCTGAACAGGGCCTATCTTCCTGAATGTTTTCCCCATATCAGGAGTCACCTCAAAATGTATTTGCCAGCTATTGCCCGTACTGTTTCCTTCAGTGCTCGTAGGTGCGAACAAGTTTCCGTTACTCAGTAATACAGGTTTATTTTTCACCGGGCCAATATATCCTTCAGGCAAGGGGAATCCCTGTGACCATGTTTTCCCGTCATCTTTAGAGATCCTCGCCCATCCTTTCCAGGTCGAGGGGCTAGGCCCAATCTTGTAAAACAGATATAGTTCTCCTCCTGGAACCTGGTACAAAACAGGGTTCCAGGTTGGATATCTTTTGTCGGGCATTACCCCATCGGCCACATTCTGTGGGGCAGTCCACTTACCATTCTCACGCCTGCTTACGTAAATACAAACGTCTGGATTCCTCTCCTTCGTCCCGCCAAAGAAAGCTGCTACCAGCCCCGTGGGAGTTTCAGCTATTGTAGCAGCATGCGCCTGTGGAAACGGCGCCGATTCATAAATAAATTCATCCACGAGGATTCCTTTTTTCCAGGGCTTATCCTGCGCCGCAACACTCCCTGCGAGGCTCGTTGCGACCAAACTTAGTGCGATTAATTTCTTAAACATATTTGGCTATTAGCTATTGCTGTTGGCTATTAGCTTTTTTAGCAGCTAAAAGCAATCAGCCTTTTTTGTTACTTATAATTTACCTGATTCTACTAATTCTTCTTCTATCTCCTTCTTGATACTTGATACCAG
The window above is part of the Arcticibacter tournemirensis genome. Proteins encoded here:
- a CDS encoding sialidase family protein — encoded protein: MFKKLIALSLVATSLAGSVAAQDKPWKKGILVDEFIYESAPFPQAHAATIAETPTGLVAAFFGGTKERNPDVCIYVSRRENGKWTAPQNVADGVMPDKRYPTWNPVLYQVPGGELYLFYKIGPSPSTWKGWARISKDDGKTWSQGFPLPEGYIGPVKNKPVLLSNGNLFAPTSTEGNSTGNSWQIHFEVTPDMGKTFRKIGPVQAEKGLDAIQPSILDHGKGKLQLLARSRNRAILQSWSYDNGETWEPLSKTNLPNNNSGTDAVTLKDGRHALIYNHVLPPGDLAKGPRTPLNLSLSKDGKTWYAAAILEDSPISQYSYPSIIQSKEGMIHVVYTWRRERIKHVVIDPSKLKLKKIVNGEWPKMKGYTAPKGAEITND